From one Brachypodium distachyon strain Bd21 chromosome 4, Brachypodium_distachyon_v3.0, whole genome shotgun sequence genomic stretch:
- the LOC100843916 gene encoding uncharacterized protein LOC100843916, whose protein sequence is MMGRHYRWSGLRSGLPTLQVRFAPPHKDTFTIDISYLKALYWDLGEMAPRLLVVLPVVLLGWAFQAILRPPPPKLCGSAGGPPVTSPRIKLRDGRYLAYREDGVQRDKAKYKIITVHAFDSTKDFPSPVSKELVDDLGIYLVAFDRAGYGESDPNPGRNVKSEALDIEELADKLDLGEKFYVLGVSMGGYSVWGCLQYIPHRLAGAALVVPVINYWWPSFPAEVSRQAFKKLIVPEQRTLRIAHNAPYLLYLWMTQKWFPSSAAAMHHPEIFSKHDVEVIQKMMAMPRIIENKSRQQGIYESIHRDLLVAFGNWEFDPMNITNPFPTNEGSVHIWQGYEDKLVLVELQRYISKKLPWIQYHEVPEGGHMFMLVDGWTDKIIKALLVGEEASGV, encoded by the exons ATGATGGGCAGACACTACCGGTGGAGTGGATTGAGGTCAGGTTTGCCCACATTGCAGGTCAGGTTTGCCCCGCCACACAAAGATACTTTCACAATAGACATCTCTTACCTGAAAGCACTGTACTGGGATCTGGGAGAAATGGCTCCAAGATTGCTCGTCGTCCTTCCGGTGGTGCTGCTTGGCTGGGCCTTCCAGGCAATTCTCCGGCCACCGCCTCCAAAACTGTGCGGCTCGGCGGGTGGACCTCCCGTGACATCTCCCAGGATCAAGCTCAGGGATGGAAGGTACCTTGCGTACCGGGAAGACGGAGTGCAGAGGGACAAGGCCAAGTACAAGATTATCACAGTCCATGCATTTGATAGCACCAAGGACTTCCCCTCACCTGTCTCAAAG GAGCTCGTGGACGACCTGGGAATTTACCTAGTTGCATTTGATAGAGCAGGGTATGGGGAAAGTGACCCAAACCCTGGTAGGAATGTCAAGAGTGAGGCACTGGATATAGAGGAGCTCGCCGACAAGCTGGACCTTGGAGAGAAGTTCTATGTCCTGGGGGTATCAATGGGAGGATACTCAGTTTGGGGATGCCTCCAATATATACCTCACAG GCTCGCAGGAGCTGCGCTAGTTGTGCCAGTTATCAACTACTGGTGGCCTTCTTTCCCAGCAGAGGTGTCCAGGCAAGCCTTCAAGAAGCTGATTGTACCAGAGCAGAGGACACTTCGGATCGCACACAATGCGCCTTACTTGCTGTACCTGTGGATGACCCAGAAATGGTTCCCTTCTTCTGCAGCAGCTATGCATCATCCTGAAATATTTAGCAAGCATGATGTGGAGGTCATTCAGAAAATGATGGCAATGCCAAGAATCATTGAG AATAAATCAAGGCAGCAAGGGATTTATGAATCAATACATCGTGATCTACTTGTTGCTTTCGGAAATTGGGAGTTTGATCCAATGAATATTACCAATCCATTTCCTACAAATGAGGGTTCTGTACATATCTGGCAAGGATACGAAGATAAGTTGGTGCTGGTTGAGCTGCAGCGGTACATCTCCAAGAAGCTCCCATGGATCCAGTATCATGAAGTACCAGAAGGTGGACATATGTTCATGCTGGTAGATGGATGGACCGACAAAATCATCAAGGCACTCTTGGTAGGGGAAGAGGCCTCCGGTGTATGA